One genomic window of Corticium candelabrum chromosome 21, ooCorCand1.1, whole genome shotgun sequence includes the following:
- the LOC134196862 gene encoding uncharacterized protein LOC134196862, whose translation MHLQSVTFRKHFFAILFLLWISGDLGAGFDPTSRVEIYSMPAVPVIYLDRHNRFIDLFCCSWTRSPRWSHNGRAIAENCSKSTRKSVDFVCGCRVHIALPKAQHAGVYKCHDKLNASLEAEKHVQTYVAHLNSSTINASKNDSVTLSCDYWSFVYLYPPPTAFWYNQDGVVVHYGVNYTIHNAGLGDIGHYYCKIRNSYYMNPIRKNVTLYVFVAVRCVVEPSRLNVSINEPFYVNITVSGHPPVYKRNFKCPFQSGWIYDYIYNKTYEEKLGIKFFGVTIDETGRGDSRPIRLAEVVQPAENGSHECVLYLDIVSANGLSSTTLPAVEPSVTPAMCFAMSFANTTVCSVKQAMRFLSSLASREIPGCRTTLNTFEMASLFISGAKPTCSQLVILGELSSANCSTQQLLLSANNMLQQMKGAFSFLGFETADKFTNLCHPVSLDGRLCSTVVRCSKYKPLSNLIYKCNAKDKLVTTRGRHSNLDTLDSAYSHYCLT comes from the exons ATGCATTTGCAAAGCGTCACTTTCAGGAAGCATTTTTTTGCTATTTTGTTTCTGCTCTGGATCAGCGGCGATCTAG GTGCAGGATTCGATCCTACGTCACGAGTTGAAATTTACTCAATGCCGGCTGTTCCAGTCATCTATCTGGACCGACACAATCGGTTTATTGACttgttttgttgcagttgGACGCGGAGTCCGCGGTGGTCTCACAACGGTCGCGCCATTGCAGAAAACTGCTCGAAATCAACAAGAAAGAGCGTCGACTTCGTTTGCGGCTGTCGAGTTCACATCGCTCTCCCAAAAGCTCAACATGCGGGCGTCTACAAATGCCACGACAAGCTTAATGCTTCTCTAGAAGCAGAAAAGCATGTACAAA catATGTGGCTCATCTGAATTCATCAACAATTAACGCATCAAAGAACGATTCTGTCACATTATCTTGTGATTATTGGTCCTTTGTCTACTTGTATCCTCCTCCTACTGCTTTTTGGTATAATCAAGATGGAGTCGTGGTTCACTACGGTGTCAACTACACGATACACAATGCGGGCCTTGGCGATATCGGTCACTACTACTGCAAGATACGGAACAGCTACTACATGAACCCTATCAGGAAGAACGTCACTCTCTACGTCTTCG TGGCCGTTCGCTGTGTGGTTGAACCGTCTCGACTCAACGTTTCTATCAATGAACCGTTCTATGTAAACATCACAGTTAGTGGACATCCCCCAGTGTATAAGCGCAACTTCAAATGTCCCTTTCAGTCAGGATGGATCTACGACTACATTTATAACAAAACGTACGAAGAAAAGTTGGGAATAAAATTTTTCGGAGTTACCATTGACGAAACTGGAAGAGGTGATTCTAGACCGATTAGACTGGCAGAAGTAGTGCAACCGGCAGAAAATGGAAGTCACGAGTGCGTTCTTTACTTAGACATCGTTTCAGCAAACGGTCTGTCGTCTACTACATTGCCAGCTGTAGAACCTAGTGTCACACCGGCAATGTGTTTTGCGATGTCCTTCGCAAATACAACAGTCTGCAGTGTAAAACAG GCGATGCGATTCTTGTCAAGCCTAGCTAGTAGAGAGATACCAGGCTGTCGGACAACATTGAACACATTTGAAATGGCGTCGTTATTTATTTCCGGAGCAAAGCCGACTTGTTCTCAACTAGTCATCCTCGGAGAGCTCTCATCTGCCAACTGCTCTACTCAACAATTGCTATTGTCAGCGAACAATATGCTGCAACAAATGAAGGGAGCATTTTCGTTTCTTGGTTTTGAAACTGCAGACAAGTTCACGAACCTTTGTCATCCCGTGTCCTTAGATGGTCGACTTTGCTCTACAGTTGTACGTTGCTCCAAGTACAAGCCACTAAGCAACCTTATCTACAAATGTAATGCCAAAGATAAACTCGTAACTACAAGAGGACGGCATTCCAATCTAGACACTTTAGACTCTGCTTACAGTCACTACTgtcttacttaa